A region from the Pelobates fuscus isolate aPelFus1 chromosome 3, aPelFus1.pri, whole genome shotgun sequence genome encodes:
- the LOC134603050 gene encoding low molecular weight neuronal intermediate filament-like, translating into MTSRELYTSSYKKIFGDSPRSSGHLYSTSSSRTQAYRPRESYTSLPSYRKVSRSPASHLSSAQDHFDLSQSTALSNELKIVRTNEKEQLQGLNDRFVTYIEKVHNLEQQNKLLETEVTLLRQKQSEPSRLSQVYEQEIRDLRSRLEDQLQDKDQALLDCQHLEGCVRQLQDKLEQEAAKREEAEDAMKNFRKDVDQATLDRLQLEKKVESLMDEVAFLRKVHEEEVAELQASVTQAQISVEMDVVSKPDLTAALKEIRMQYEVLSTRNQQSAEEWYQTKIANVSQEAARNNDNVRQAKEEINEYRRQLQARTLEVDALRSANESLERQLQESEDRNNEEISQLQETINQLDNALRTTKGEMARHLREYQDLLNVKMALDIEIAAYRKLLEGEETRLTTVGGGSMFSYGYPYSSGGKSYSTSTVTIRKDEKKEVSDGGKGSVKTPKSEESAHEKTPSKN; encoded by the exons ATGACTTCCAGAGAACTCTACACATCTTCCTACAAGAAGATTTTTGGAGATTCCCCCAGGTCTTCTGGTCACCTGTATAGCACTAGCAGTTCTAGAACCCAGGCCTACAGACCTAGAGAGTCGTACACCAGCCTGCCATCCTACAGGAAGGTCAGTAGGTCACCTGCCAGCCACCTCAGCTCGGCTCAAGACCACTTTGACTTGTCCCAGTCCACAGCCCTTAGCAATGAGCTGAAGATAGTGAGGACCAATGAGAAAGAGCAGCTGCAGGGTCTCAATGACCGTTTTGTCACCTACATTGAGAAGGTCCACAACCTAGAGCAACAGAACAAGTTGCTGGAGACTGAAGTGACCTTGCTGAGGCAGAAGCAGTCAGAGCCATCCAGACTCAGCCAGGTCTATGAGCAGGAAATCAGGGATCTGAGGTCCAGGCTTGAAGATCAGCTGCAGGACAAAGACCAGGCACTGCTGGACTGCCAACATCTGGAGGGATGTGTCAGACAGCTGCAGGACAAGTTGGAGCAAGAAGCAGCCAAAAGGGAGGAGGCAGAGGATGCTATGAAGAACTTCAGGAAAGATGTGGACCAGGCCACTCTGGACCGCTTGCAGCTGGAGAAGAAGGTGGAGTCGCTGATGGATGAGGTTGCATTTTTGAGAAAAGTCCACGAGGAGGAGGTGGCTGAGCTGCAGGCTTCAGTGACCCAGGCACAG ATCTCTGTGGAGATGGATGTGGTCAGTAAACCAGATCTTACAGCTGCTCTGAAGGAAATCCGCATGCAGTATGAAGTCCTTTCCACCCGCAATCAGCAGTCTGCAGAAGAGTGGTACCAAACCAAGATTGCCAATGTGTCCCAAGAGGCTGCACGGAATAATGATAATGTGCGCCAGGCCAAGGAGGAGATAAATGAGTACCGGAGACAGCTCCAAGCCCGGACTTTGGAGGTAGATGCTCTGCGAAGTGCTAACGAGTCTCTGGAGAGACAGCTTCAGGAGTCTGAGGACAGGAATAATGAGGAAATTTCTCAACTGCAG GAGACAATAAACCAGCTTGATAATGCCCTGCGGACCACAAAAGGAGAGATGGCTCGTCATTTAAGAGAATACCAGGATCTGCTTAACGTTAAGATGGCTTTGGACATTGAAATAGCAGCGTACAG GAAACTGCTAGAAGGGGAGGAGACACGTTTGACGACCGTTGGCGGAGGCAGCATGTTTAGCTATGGCTACCCATATTCCTCAGGGGGCAAGAGCTATTCCACAAGTACAGTGACCATCAGGAAGGACGAGAAAAAAGAAGTCTCAGATGGAGGAAAAGGAAGTGTCAAAACGCCAAAGTCAGAAGAGTCTGCTCATGAAAAGACCCCATCTAAAAATTGA